TCCCAATAGTGTTGCTAACAATGGCAACATTTCCTCTTTTAATCCACCAAAATTTTCTGTCAAGAATTCTACTTTATAGAGCTTACACTGTAGGGCATGTATTCTGTTTCCATCTACATCAAAGGGCTTCGGTTTCCGCTCTAAAGTATTAAATGGGATATACAAAACATTGTAAATAAAGAAGTCTGAATCGTAACTCAAGACTGGGCAATTCAAATGTCTAGCCATAGTAGCGATTTCATCATCTGCTTCAAACTCGCATATAGTGTATGGTATGTTCATTTCTACAAGAACTTGCTTGAATACATCTCGCACAAGTAGAGGGAATATTTGTAGGCTCCCCTGAGTCACTGGGTCTAGCCTGGAGGCACCACTGATCTTAGATCTGAGGCGACTAAACACTGTGCGCAGCTTCCTGCTTTCATGGCTTCCATCGAAAATAACATAAGGAGTAATGTTACACTTGCGAAATGACTTCAGAAAATTCTTCACATAAGCGGCGAATTTGTCGTAATCACCACCGAAGGCAGAAAAACAATTCAATGATCGATACAGCTGAGCACACATACTGTTTCCATCGACGACGAGGTTGGTGTCGTGCAGAAGAAAGAATTGAAGGAAAGCATCTTGATTTAAATTCACGTAAGTAGTTAGGCCTCTTACACCCATTGTTATGCTAAATTAACAATCGCAATCACATTAATCACAACATTTTAGTTTTATGATAGATGAGGTTATTATTTGTTTCACTTTATTTATATCCTATCTCTTTTTCTCACTATGTTGATGTCAAAATGACGCCAATGACTGTATAAATCAATAGGCACACATAATAACAAATCACACAAATGCGTATGCGCAAGCAAATAATAATCAAAACTTGTAATTATTCATTTCATAAAGAGATTTACTTACATTCCCCATGgaaaatttaagaaaatacagTCCATCCCACTGGATGCTATTTTGAAAGTTGCAGATACTGTAATTTCCGAACGAATGGTGAAAGATGGCGACCGACGTGTTTCTGAACGAAACGATAGAATTTGACATTTCCTCCCCTCCCACTTCTTCGTTCCTTTCGTTCGCGCCGGTCGCGTGGTGTAAAATTCTTCAATTTACAACACGTGttgtttttgtgaaaattttgaATCAGCGACAGACGCAGTGCGGATTTTTAGTGTTATAACGCTGGAGGCACACTCTTCTCTTTATCTTATCGTATTTTGATTCCCGTGAGTATTCGTGAGTGACTTTGCGCACCTATCAACATGTCTCGTATTTTGAGCGTGTTTATTTTATGGGCTGTGTTGGTTATTTTCAGCGAAGCCAACATGACTGAGGAGAAAGAAGTAGCCGTGGAGAACGGCCAAGAAAATAAGGAGACTAAAGAAGTGGACAGCGAATTGGAGAGCGCCATAATCCGGCAAGTGGAGTACTACTTCAGTGAGTAAatcaatacttttttatttatgtttcattTATTGCTCCGTTCCAGATTCGGCAGTTAGTTTACATTGTATCATCATAACCTATACAATATGAGTCAGTAACACTGTATGCTTTGATAGAAGCATACTGTGTTACTAATGAAATGGTATTATTACAACATAATTTTGTGACTACATACTATATCCTTTCTTTATTTATCAATGCAATTTCcacttattatttcttatcatGTATAAAAGACTACAAAAGAAATGAGCTACTTTTAAAAATTGTAACATAAAATAATTGGGAAAACACcatcttatttattaaatatttactaaAGTCTCTAACCTATTTTGTATGAGTATAAAATCACTATATTCTGTTTCCAGGTGATGCCAATTTGCCGCGTGACAAGTTCCTGCGGGAGCAGGTCAAGCTGGACGATGGCTGGGTGCCGCTGGACGTGCTCACCAGATTCAACCGTCTCGCCAAACTGTCCACCGACACAGATCTCATAGCCAACGTCTTGAACAACTCTACCTCAGGGCTCTTGGaggtaaatattgaaatttggTCCTTTTCACAATAATGACTAACACCCACTAGCTGTCAGTATCTGATCTGACAGAAATATTAGCACAGCACATTCAGGATGCTGATGGGGCTGCGACGATACTGCAGTGCATCAGGGATGCTGGCAGAAGCTCGAGTAGATAGCTTTTTTAGAAAGCTTACGGCGTCCCTGATCCACCATGTGCGTGGCAGCTCCAACAGCCTCCTGCAGAGTGTCGCGGCGAGGTTGGACGTGGATAGTGCCATTATGCAGCACTGGACACGTGTCCATCTTACTAAAGACACCAAATtgtcattatttaattatgtatagGTTAATTTACTAATCATAGTTTATAAGACCTTTGTACTACATAACACTTTTATGGGCTATGCCtgaaataaataccttttattttatttatttattttattctattatGAAGAAATAATCCAGTTATAAACTATTGATTTATTAGGTTTCAGAGGACAACAAGAAAATTCGTCGTAACCCTGAGCTTCCCATCCCAGAGATGAACGAAGAGCGTCGCAAGGAGATGACAGCTCGTACAATTTACGCTAAAGGTTTTCCCAAAGAAGCCCTTCTGGACGACATTCTGAAGTATTTCAAGCAGTTCGAAGAAGTAGAGAATGTTATCATGAGGAAATATCTGGAGAGGTCTACCAAACGTCGCCTCTTTAAGGGATCTGTGTTTGCCACATTCAAAACTAAAGATCAGGTAATTTGTACAATGAAgttttcttaggctgggttgcatcatcttactttaactttgacaaacgtcaataatctgtcaaactccatacaaaaaccaccggttatcgttataattttttaaagtttggtggtgcaactcagccttagtctacTTCTGTTATAATTTGTAGCAACTTTACTTCACACATGGAAATTAATTGAGCCGAGCAGAATCCATGCCTACACTACctctgttatttatttatttgaacaccaacaaggttacattgaggcttcacaaaagtaactataaaaaatgacacttgttaaatgcaaacttatGAACTATCAATGATACAACTTTTTCTTAATCTTCATTTTCAGGCTACTAAGTTCATGGAGACAAAGGATTTGAAATATGAAGAGACTCCGTTGATCACCTTCTGGCAAGACGAATATCTGCAGCAGAAGCAGGAGGAATACCAGGCCAAGAAGGACAAGCGCGATAAGAAACACAAGGACAAAGAAGTAATTAAAAAGTAGTTTTTTACAATAACGTCCCGAATGGTACCCAAAATCTAAATTCAATGTGTATCCAGCTGTATTTCTACTTGGGGAGCAGGtcattggtgtattttgtggaATAAATGTTGTAATGTGAATTCCAAGATTATTGTTATTCTTACGATACGAAATTTAAATATGCAGCTGAAGTTGAGTAGGTATTGCTTGTGACAATCCAATGTTGAAACAAGATAATGATAAGTTCTATGGTTTCTACTTACTAATCCTAACTAAGAACATCATATTATATCTTTACAAAGTGCTCAAAAATATCATTACATGTGCATATTGTATGAAATGTGTAAAGTTATATTTGAATACTTTCACTGATTAGATATTTATGATGTTGAGAcataagtataataattatattaagtaATGTTTCTTGATTTCTTTCCTAAGGAAAAAGATGATTTCAAGTTGCCAACGGGAACAGTGTTCCACTTCAGTGAGGGTGCAGACAC
This genomic interval from Ostrinia nubilalis chromosome 3, ilOstNubi1.1, whole genome shotgun sequence contains the following:
- the LOC135088037 gene encoding la protein homolog — encoded protein: MTEEKEVAVENGQENKETKEVDSELESAIIRQVEYYFSDANLPRDKFLREQVKLDDGWVPLDVLTRFNRLAKLSTDTDLIANVLNNSTSGLLEVSEDNKKIRRNPELPIPEMNEERRKEMTARTIYAKGFPKEALLDDILKYFKQFEEVENVIMRKYLERSTKRRLFKGSVFATFKTKDQATKFMETKDLKYEETPLITFWQDEYLQQKQEEYQAKKDKRDKKHKDKEEKDDFKLPTGTVFHFSEGADTMKREDVKEALVKLGAEVAYIDFKVGDTEGWVRLAKENSAKEIAEKITDGKIKIGEKDVVFKILEGDEETEYLTKTVEEMVKRRKNQKNNSRQNKGKNKGGYKQGRKRRQDQNDDGPPSKVKADS